The Claveliimonas bilis genome window below encodes:
- the xylB gene encoding xylulokinase — MLYVGVDLGTSAVKLLLMEADGTIRNIVSKEYPLFLPHPGWSEQNPEDWLEKTLEGLQELTRGYDSQQIAGIGVGGQMHGLVTLDDQDRPIRPAILWNDGRSEEETRYLNEEVGKKKLSEYTANIAFAGFTAPKILWMKKNEPENFKRIAKIMLPKDYVVYKLTGMFCTDMSDASGMLLMDVKNRCWSQEMIEICQITEQMLPKLCESYEVAGTLRPQMAEKAGLTEKVKVVAGAGDNAAAAVGTGTVGEGRCNISLGTSGTVFISSKNFGVDQYNSIHSFAHADGYYHLMGCMLSAASCNKWWMDEILNTKDYEAEQSKIEHLGENSVFYLPYLMGERSPHNDPKARALFIGMSMDTTRQDMTQAVLEGVAFGLRDSLEAARNLGITVSRTKICGGGARSSLWKKIIANVMNLKVDETESEEGPALGGAMLAAVGCGEYPTVEAAVEKIVKVVRTVEPEPELVEKYERQYRRFREIYPAVKNLY, encoded by the coding sequence ATGTTGTATGTGGGCGTGGATTTAGGAACATCTGCAGTGAAGCTCCTCTTAATGGAGGCGGATGGAACTATAAGAAATATTGTGTCAAAAGAATATCCATTGTTCTTGCCGCATCCGGGATGGTCAGAACAAAATCCGGAGGACTGGCTGGAGAAGACACTGGAAGGGCTTCAGGAACTTACCAGGGGATACGATTCGCAGCAGATTGCAGGAATAGGTGTGGGAGGGCAGATGCATGGACTGGTTACGTTGGATGACCAGGATCGTCCGATACGCCCCGCCATACTGTGGAATGATGGAAGATCGGAAGAGGAGACCCGCTATCTCAATGAAGAAGTGGGAAAAAAGAAACTCTCAGAATATACGGCAAACATTGCATTTGCCGGCTTTACAGCCCCAAAAATACTTTGGATGAAAAAGAATGAGCCGGAAAATTTCAAACGTATAGCTAAGATCATGCTGCCGAAAGATTATGTGGTCTATAAACTGACAGGAATGTTCTGTACAGATATGTCGGATGCATCAGGAATGCTGCTCATGGATGTAAAAAACCGGTGCTGGTCCCAGGAGATGATCGAGATATGCCAAATCACAGAACAGATGCTTCCGAAGCTTTGCGAGAGCTATGAAGTAGCAGGCACGCTCCGCCCTCAAATGGCGGAAAAAGCCGGACTGACCGAGAAGGTCAAAGTTGTGGCAGGTGCCGGGGATAATGCGGCAGCAGCAGTGGGAACAGGAACGGTAGGAGAGGGACGCTGTAATATTTCCCTTGGAACATCAGGAACTGTTTTCATATCAAGTAAAAATTTCGGAGTTGATCAATATAACAGCATCCATTCCTTTGCACATGCAGACGGCTACTATCATTTGATGGGATGTATGCTGAGCGCGGCATCTTGCAATAAATGGTGGATGGATGAAATCTTAAATACAAAAGATTATGAAGCAGAACAGAGCAAGATTGAGCATCTTGGAGAAAACTCCGTATTTTATCTTCCCTATCTGATGGGAGAAAGATCCCCTCATAATGATCCGAAGGCAAGAGCTTTGTTTATCGGAATGTCCATGGATACTACACGGCAGGATATGACCCAGGCTGTTCTGGAAGGAGTTGCTTTCGGTTTGAGAGATTCTCTTGAAGCGGCAAGAAACTTAGGCATTACAGTCAGCCGGACGAAAATATGCGGAGGAGGAGCCAGAAGCTCCCTGTGGAAGAAGATCATTGCTAATGTCATGAATCTGAAAGTGGACGAGACGGAAAGTGAAGAAGGACCGGCGCTTGGCGGCGCTATGCTGGCTGCAGTAGGATGCGGAGAATATCCCACTGTAGAAGCGGCGGTAGAAAAGATTGTAAAGGTGGTACGGACCGTGGAGCCGGAACCCGAATTAGTAGAAAAATATGAACGTCAGTACCGGCGTTTCAGAGAGATTTATCCGGCGGTGAAAAATCTTTACTAA
- a CDS encoding NAD(P)-dependent alcohol dehydrogenase, which yields MKMQKAAYMRGIDKMVIKEIPVPEIGDNEVLVHLEYVGICGSDVHYFHSGSCGAYKVDLEKDFMLGHECAGIVEKVGANVKSLKEGDKVALEPGITCGKCEFCKTGHYNLCPDVVFLATPPVQGCYEEYIAFPEDMCFKLPDNMSTEEGALIEPLSVGFYAANQGEVQTGDTVVILGAGCIGLVTLLACKAHGAGTVIVSDVVNARLEKAKELGADYVVNGGNGDVLKEIEKLTNGRGADVVFETAGSPVTIAQTPFIVRRGGTITLVGISSQEEISFNFAQIMDKEAQIKSVFRYRNIYPKAIAAVASGAIDVKKIVTHRFELDNIQEAFDEAVNNKTDLVKAVIKI from the coding sequence ATGAAGATGCAGAAAGCGGCCTACATGAGAGGCATTGACAAAATGGTGATCAAAGAGATACCGGTTCCTGAAATCGGGGATAACGAAGTTCTTGTCCATTTGGAATATGTGGGGATATGCGGGTCGGACGTACATTATTTCCACAGCGGCAGCTGCGGAGCCTACAAAGTGGATCTGGAAAAAGATTTTATGCTTGGACATGAATGTGCAGGAATTGTAGAAAAAGTAGGAGCAAATGTCAAGAGCCTGAAAGAAGGGGATAAAGTTGCTCTGGAACCGGGAATCACATGCGGAAAATGTGAATTTTGCAAAACCGGGCACTATAATCTCTGCCCGGATGTAGTGTTCCTTGCGACACCGCCTGTACAGGGATGCTATGAAGAGTATATCGCTTTCCCTGAAGATATGTGCTTTAAGCTTCCGGATAATATGAGCACAGAAGAAGGCGCGCTGATCGAGCCTCTTTCCGTTGGATTTTATGCAGCAAATCAGGGTGAAGTTCAGACGGGAGATACGGTAGTTATCCTTGGAGCAGGGTGCATCGGCCTAGTGACTCTCCTTGCATGCAAGGCTCACGGAGCAGGAACTGTTATCGTATCTGATGTTGTAAATGCCCGGCTTGAAAAGGCAAAAGAGCTTGGTGCAGACTATGTAGTAAACGGCGGAAATGGAGACGTCTTAAAAGAGATAGAAAAACTTACAAATGGCAGAGGAGCAGATGTGGTATTTGAGACAGCAGGTTCTCCGGTAACCATCGCGCAGACACCGTTTATTGTAAGAAGAGGTGGTACCATCACTCTCGTAGGTATTTCTTCACAGGAAGAGATTTCTTTCAATTTTGCACAGATCATGGATAAGGAAGCACAGATCAAGAGTGTATTCCGTTACCGCAATATTTATCCGAAAGCAATCGCAGCAGTGGCAAGCGGCGCGATTGATGTGAAGAAAATCGTTACACACAGATTTGAGCTGGACAATATACAGGAGGCCTTTGATGAGGCTGTCAACAATAAGACAGATCTTGTAAAAGCAGTTATTAAAATTTAG
- a CDS encoding sugar ABC transporter substrate-binding protein — protein sequence MKWRKISAVLLSAAMVVTLGACSSSSDSGSSDSGEGSGDKYRVCFVARASADTFAAWMTTEMQAAAEQYDDIELTCVSGEGDDNTENGLLEDCITQEYDLVIVQSNNNAAQAPYVKQLVDAGIPVITTNPTTHQSDLDGSDDDSVMEGTGTVDADPIEQAKVSAERAVEEVPENANVVVLRGPSGNYHAEKRREAWDTYFFKERPDVTILYEDYANWNSDEALALMESWVQSGTHIDAIISMNDNMAAGAIEAIRKDTDYVNADGTTSFFAYGVDGTAQGCLLIQEGLLTSTALQNAAELAEMNMDYAHKVVTGEMEVTEVNDYVDAPEINADNVEEYIQIYIDNGEISEDGTLS from the coding sequence ATGAAATGGAGAAAAATCAGTGCAGTATTATTGAGCGCAGCCATGGTAGTGACCCTTGGAGCGTGCAGCAGTTCCAGCGACAGCGGATCTTCTGATTCCGGCGAGGGCAGTGGGGACAAGTACAGAGTATGTTTTGTAGCAAGGGCAAGCGCCGATACATTTGCTGCATGGATGACAACAGAGATGCAGGCAGCAGCTGAACAGTATGATGATATTGAATTGACTTGTGTCAGCGGTGAGGGAGATGACAATACAGAGAACGGTCTTCTTGAAGACTGTATCACACAGGAATATGATCTTGTTATTGTTCAGTCCAACAACAATGCAGCACAGGCTCCGTATGTAAAACAGCTGGTAGATGCAGGCATCCCGGTTATTACAACAAACCCGACAACACATCAGAGTGACCTTGACGGAAGCGATGACGATTCCGTAATGGAAGGAACAGGAACAGTAGACGCTGATCCGATCGAGCAGGCAAAAGTAAGTGCAGAAAGAGCAGTAGAAGAAGTACCGGAGAATGCAAATGTAGTCGTACTTAGAGGACCATCCGGAAACTACCATGCAGAAAAGAGAAGAGAAGCATGGGATACATACTTCTTCAAAGAAAGACCAGATGTAACAATTCTTTATGAAGACTATGCAAACTGGAATAGTGATGAAGCACTGGCACTCATGGAATCATGGGTACAGTCCGGAACACATATTGATGCGATCATTTCTATGAATGATAATATGGCAGCCGGCGCTATCGAAGCAATCAGAAAAGATACAGACTATGTAAATGCAGATGGAACAACAAGTTTCTTCGCATATGGAGTAGACGGAACTGCACAGGGATGTCTTCTGATCCAGGAAGGCCTTCTTACATCCACAGCACTCCAGAATGCAGCAGAGCTGGCAGAAATGAACATGGATTATGCTCATAAGGTTGTAACAGGAGAAATGGAAGTGACAGAGGTAAACGATTACGTTGACGCTCCGGAGATCAATGCAGATAATGTAGAAGAATATATCCAGATCTACATTGACAACGGCGAGATTTCAGAAGACGGAACTTTGTCATAA
- a CDS encoding ABC transporter permease codes for MKTKVSHYSQKFSIYIVLVALFIVCSMLSPYFLNSNNLINVSRQLSVGILIAYGEMLLIISGFLDLSVGSVLALAGVLSVSTYQQTQSMTAAVLVALVVAVSCNIVNAFFVANCNVPAFIATLGMQQAARGIALYYTNGQNILQLGDFVEIGQGMVGPIPVPVILVIVITVVIWYVVNQTRYGRGIYAIGGNRSAAEASGINSKRSIYKSYIINGLLVGLAGMIFMARNNAGLPNGAVGYEMTGLTAAIVGGTSFTGGIGTVSGTIAGAFIIGFLENVMNLMGVNSYIQQIVQGAIIVLAVAFDVMSKSKKTQKVIVVKEEKKETSK; via the coding sequence ATGAAAACAAAAGTTTCACATTATTCACAAAAATTCAGTATTTACATTGTACTGGTTGCCCTGTTCATTGTCTGTAGTATGCTCAGCCCATACTTCCTGAACAGCAATAACCTGATCAATGTGTCGAGGCAGTTAAGTGTAGGTATTTTGATTGCTTACGGAGAAATGCTCCTGATCATCAGTGGTTTTCTGGATCTGTCAGTAGGTTCTGTTCTTGCTCTTGCAGGAGTGTTATCTGTATCTACTTATCAGCAGACACAGTCCATGACAGCAGCTGTGCTGGTTGCCCTGGTGGTAGCGGTATCCTGTAATATTGTAAATGCATTTTTCGTAGCAAACTGCAACGTGCCTGCATTTATCGCAACATTGGGAATGCAGCAGGCTGCCAGAGGTATTGCCCTCTATTATACGAACGGACAGAATATCCTCCAGCTTGGAGATTTTGTAGAGATCGGACAGGGAATGGTAGGACCGATACCTGTACCTGTCATCCTCGTTATTGTCATAACGGTGGTTATCTGGTATGTAGTAAACCAGACCCGTTACGGACGCGGGATCTACGCGATCGGAGGAAACAGAAGCGCTGCGGAGGCCAGCGGAATCAATTCCAAGAGAAGCATTTATAAGTCCTATATCATAAACGGACTTCTGGTAGGTTTGGCAGGAATGATCTTCATGGCAAGAAATAATGCCGGACTTCCAAACGGAGCAGTAGGTTATGAAATGACAGGACTTACAGCAGCGATCGTCGGCGGAACTTCATTTACAGGAGGAATCGGAACAGTCAGCGGAACTATCGCCGGTGCATTCATCATCGGATTCCTGGAAAACGTTATGAACCTGATGGGTGTCAACTCCTACATCCAGCAGATCGTACAGGGAGCTATCATTGTTCTGGCAGTAGCTTTCGACGTAATGAGCAAATCGAAAAAGACGCAAAAGGTAATCGTTGTAAAAGAAGAGAAGAAAGAAACCTCAAAATAA
- a CDS encoding sugar ABC transporter ATP-binding protein, whose amino-acid sequence MSDIKMRVSGIEKSFPGVKALSNIDFSVRKGTVHALCGENGAGKSTLMKIIMGLYKADKGQIYIDEEPVVIRSPIQAMEMGISMIAQELNYVSELSVEENLFLGRLPVTKYGKVDWKKVRREAKQFLADEGLSYAPDQKLKTLTVSDIQMLEIIKAITNNAQIIIMDEPTSSITEREVGLLFEKIAELKKKGVAIIYISHKMDEVFQIADDITVLRDGSVVSTDRAEDIDMDTVIARMVGRKIENVYPKEDIPVGSMALEVEHLTKDGLFEDISFHVKKGEIVGFAGLVGAGRTETMRAIFGLDPHDSGTIKIDGEEVKIKSPQDAIGKKLIMLSENRREDGIIPPRSVLENASLASLKNFFFSGFAHKKKEREAVTEMFEKMNVKTPSMSTEISKLSGGNQQKVLLTRWMLCDPEVMILDEPTRGIDVGAKFEIYKLMTDIVKEQRAVVMVSSELPELLGMCDRIYIMCQGRITGCVERNEFSQETIMKYAAGLGE is encoded by the coding sequence ATGAGCGACATTAAAATGCGGGTATCCGGAATTGAAAAATCTTTTCCCGGTGTAAAGGCGCTCAGTAATATAGATTTTTCTGTCCGAAAAGGAACGGTTCATGCACTTTGCGGAGAGAATGGTGCAGGGAAATCTACATTGATGAAGATCATTATGGGACTTTACAAGGCTGATAAGGGACAGATATATATAGATGAAGAGCCTGTAGTGATCAGAAGTCCTATCCAGGCAATGGAAATGGGGATTTCGATGATCGCCCAGGAGTTGAATTATGTTTCTGAATTATCGGTAGAAGAAAATCTGTTTCTTGGCAGGCTTCCGGTCACAAAGTATGGAAAGGTGGACTGGAAAAAGGTTCGAAGAGAGGCAAAGCAGTTTTTGGCAGACGAGGGTCTTTCCTATGCCCCGGACCAGAAGTTGAAAACGCTGACAGTATCGGATATCCAGATGCTTGAGATCATTAAAGCGATCACCAATAACGCCCAGATTATTATCATGGATGAGCCTACATCATCCATTACAGAGAGGGAGGTCGGGCTGCTTTTTGAAAAAATTGCAGAACTGAAAAAGAAGGGAGTAGCCATCATCTATATTTCTCATAAGATGGATGAGGTGTTCCAGATCGCAGATGATATCACAGTTTTAAGAGACGGAAGCGTAGTATCAACAGACCGGGCAGAGGATATCGATATGGATACCGTGATCGCCCGGATGGTAGGACGTAAGATCGAGAATGTCTATCCAAAAGAAGATATTCCTGTGGGATCGATGGCGCTGGAGGTAGAGCACCTGACGAAGGACGGACTTTTCGAGGATATCAGTTTTCATGTTAAAAAAGGAGAGATCGTGGGATTTGCCGGACTTGTAGGCGCCGGACGTACAGAGACTATGAGAGCCATATTTGGTCTGGATCCCCATGATTCCGGTACGATAAAGATTGACGGCGAAGAAGTGAAGATAAAATCACCTCAGGACGCAATCGGGAAGAAACTGATCATGCTTTCCGAAAACCGGCGGGAGGACGGAATCATTCCGCCAAGAAGCGTGCTTGAAAATGCAAGTCTGGCTTCTTTGAAAAATTTCTTTTTCAGCGGATTTGCCCACAAGAAAAAGGAGCGGGAAGCTGTCACGGAAATGTTTGAGAAGATGAACGTAAAAACTCCTTCGATGAGCACGGAAATATCCAAGCTGTCCGGTGGTAATCAGCAGAAGGTTCTCCTTACAAGATGGATGCTCTGTGATCCGGAAGTAATGATACTGGATGAGCCTACCCGCGGAATTGACGTAGGCGCCAAATTTGAAATATATAAGCTCATGACAGATATCGTGAAAGAGCAAAGAGCAGTTGTCATGGTATCTTCAGAACTTCCGGAACTTCTTGGAATGTGTGACCGCATCTATATCATGTGCCAGGGCCGGATCACGGGATGTGTGGAAAGAAATGAATTTTCACAGGAAACGATCATGAAGTATGCGGCAGGTCTGGGCGAATGA
- a CDS encoding ROK family transcriptional regulator yields the protein MTGERFKTRDFGNVFRLIYSEKQCTRQQISAKLGISLPTVTHNLNLLEESGLIYNAGAQQATGGRKAHMFQCIANARLALGIDITRHHLSLVLINMNLDILCKKRFRCTFEDSHAYFENLRNEIEQLLSESQTDPGKLLGIGISMPVIINRDQKSISYATVINLSGNIYERMASHIPYPFLLFNDANSAGLAESWFSDSSETITYLFLGSSVGGAYMTGRQIQNGANRRAGEFGHMCIVPGGAPCYCGQKGCLDAYCSAKVLSDFTDENLSVFFEELKKGENPGYLKIFNQYMDHLAIAVKNLRMCYDSDIVLGGSVGPYMADYINEFRKKVSSLNPFEQNGDYVRVCHYQTEAAAVGAAIYYINEFIEDL from the coding sequence ATGACAGGTGAAAGGTTTAAAACAAGAGATTTTGGAAATGTATTTCGGCTCATTTATTCCGAAAAACAGTGTACACGTCAGCAGATTTCTGCAAAACTCGGGATTAGCCTGCCTACAGTTACACATAATCTGAATTTACTCGAAGAAAGCGGCTTAATCTATAACGCAGGCGCACAGCAGGCAACCGGCGGCCGAAAGGCCCATATGTTCCAGTGCATTGCCAACGCCCGCCTTGCTTTGGGTATTGATATTACAAGGCATCACTTGTCCCTTGTTTTGATCAATATGAATCTGGATATTCTCTGCAAAAAGAGATTTCGCTGTACATTTGAAGACTCTCACGCATATTTTGAAAATCTGCGAAATGAGATCGAGCAGCTTCTGTCAGAGAGTCAGACAGATCCCGGAAAACTTTTGGGGATCGGCATATCTATGCCTGTTATCATCAACAGAGATCAGAAATCTATTTCTTATGCAACAGTCATCAATCTATCAGGCAACATATATGAACGCATGGCTTCCCACATTCCTTATCCATTCCTGCTATTTAATGACGCCAATTCCGCCGGACTTGCAGAAAGCTGGTTTTCCGATTCCAGCGAGACCATAACTTACCTTTTTCTCGGCAGTTCGGTGGGCGGAGCCTATATGACCGGAAGACAGATCCAAAACGGCGCCAATCGAAGAGCGGGAGAATTTGGCCATATGTGCATCGTTCCAGGCGGCGCACCTTGCTACTGCGGGCAGAAAGGATGTCTGGACGCTTACTGTTCCGCAAAGGTTCTGTCTGATTTTACAGACGAAAATCTCAGCGTTTTTTTTGAAGAATTGAAAAAAGGAGAAAATCCCGGATACCTCAAGATCTTTAACCAATATATGGATCATCTTGCCATCGCCGTCAAAAACCTCCGCATGTGTTATGACTCTGACATCGTATTGGGAGGATCTGTCGGACCATATATGGCTGATTATATAAATGAATTCCGAAAAAAAGTATCTTCTCTCAATCCCTTTGAGCAAAACGGAGATTATGTACGAGTCTGCCACTACCAGACAGAAGCTGCCGCCGTAGGAGCCGCCATATACTACATCAACGAATTTATCGAAGACTTATAA
- a CDS encoding DDE-type integrase/transposase/recombinase, which produces MSSLSHPKYQRQRIVKYAQKHSVTETAIRYKVSRKTVYKWLSRYDGTASSLEDRSHRPKTSPRSHTEQELRQIRRRLKKYKWSDLLLAYQELVEIDGYTRSYGGFKRIAARLKDLKPPKKKKKKRKLKPYRRADYPGQKIQIDVKYVPSYCIADGRKYYQYTAVDECSRWTYRELYDEHSTYSSRDFLEKLIRHAPFPVREVQTDNGTEFTNRLLVIKSKHLTLFEKALEELGIVYHRIQIATPRHNGKVERQHRTDEARFYKQMRMYSLEDGRKQLEVYQRRSNNYIKTCLGMKSPNTIVKMYQGVMF; this is translated from the coding sequence ATGTCGAGTTTATCACACCCGAAATATCAGCGTCAACGTATTGTTAAATATGCGCAAAAACATTCTGTAACAGAAACGGCAATCCGATATAAAGTGAGCCGAAAAACAGTATATAAATGGCTTTCCCGATATGATGGGACGGCATCCAGTCTGGAGGATCGTAGCCACAGACCTAAAACATCGCCAAGAAGTCATACAGAACAGGAACTCCGTCAGATCCGTCGACGATTAAAGAAATATAAATGGTCGGACTTACTCCTGGCGTATCAGGAACTGGTAGAAATAGACGGTTATACACGCAGCTATGGAGGATTTAAACGAATCGCAGCCCGGTTAAAGGATTTGAAACCACCGAAAAAGAAGAAAAAGAAACGAAAGTTGAAGCCGTATCGGCGGGCAGATTATCCAGGACAGAAAATACAGATTGATGTGAAATATGTGCCTTCGTATTGCATAGCAGACGGGAGAAAATATTATCAATATACTGCAGTGGATGAATGCAGCAGATGGACATACAGAGAGTTGTATGATGAACATAGCACCTATAGTTCCAGAGATTTTCTGGAAAAACTGATTCGTCATGCGCCGTTTCCGGTCAGGGAGGTGCAGACGGATAACGGGACAGAGTTTACCAACCGCCTGCTAGTGATCAAGAGTAAACATCTGACTCTGTTTGAAAAGGCCCTGGAGGAGCTGGGGATCGTGTATCACCGGATACAGATAGCAACGCCGAGACATAACGGGAAAGTAGAACGCCAGCACCGGACAGATGAAGCGAGATTTTATAAGCAGATGCGGATGTATAGCCTGGAAGACGGCCGGAAACAGCTGGAAGTGTACCAGAGGAGATCGAATAACTACATCAAGACGTGTCTGGGGATGAAAAGTCCGAATACGATCGTAAAAATGTATCAAGGAGTCATGTTTTAA
- a CDS encoding MarR family winged helix-turn-helix transcriptional regulator: MNDKLREEFFCSMACFKKLESLFSLECEMQINEMAILHDISGGCSCSEESCTNLNVPKMQERLRISKPAVSYILNTLEKKNYITRTIDPKDRRKISISTTAEGQAAAQHSMEKCEEAWEKLLLEFGEDNMEQLVHLLNRLNELFYTFEKPEK; this comes from the coding sequence ATGAACGACAAATTGAGAGAAGAATTTTTCTGCTCTATGGCATGCTTTAAAAAACTGGAATCACTTTTTTCTCTGGAATGCGAAATGCAGATCAATGAGATGGCGATCCTTCATGATATTTCCGGCGGATGCAGCTGCAGCGAAGAGTCCTGCACTAATTTGAATGTACCAAAAATGCAGGAACGTCTGCGCATCTCCAAACCAGCCGTTTCCTATATTCTCAATACACTGGAGAAAAAGAACTATATCACGCGGACTATCGATCCAAAAGACAGGCGGAAAATTTCCATCAGCACAACTGCTGAAGGACAGGCTGCCGCACAGCACTCTATGGAGAAATGTGAAGAAGCCTGGGAAAAACTTCTTCTGGAATTTGGCGAAGATAATATGGAGCAATTAGTTCATCTTTTAAATCGTCTGAACGAACTTTTCTATACATTTGAAAAACCGGAAAAATAA
- a CDS encoding AraC family transcriptional regulator: MDWIERLNEAIRYIEENLTGKIEYEKLGQIACCSAYHFQRMFTYMAGMPLSEYIRKRKMSLAAVDLQEDGAKVIDIAAKYGYASPTAFNRAFQSVHGITPSSVKNEGTAIKSFPPITFKIMVKGVEEMNYRIETKGAFRIVGKSYPLSREIEQNFLEVPQMWDEAVEDGTIKKIISLMNAQPQGVLGISACSDDEQWRYYIAVSSSADIDDSLEEYIIPESMWAIFPGAGTGKSIQELEKRIVTEWLPTSGFEFTEGPDIEVYFNPDPQKTTYEVWIPVKKKQS, translated from the coding sequence ATGGATTGGATTGAACGGTTAAATGAGGCGATTCGCTATATAGAAGAAAATCTCACAGGCAAAATAGAATACGAAAAACTGGGACAAATTGCCTGCTGCTCTGCTTACCATTTTCAGAGAATGTTTACTTATATGGCCGGCATGCCGTTATCAGAATATATCCGCAAAAGGAAGATGTCGTTAGCGGCTGTTGATTTGCAGGAAGACGGAGCGAAAGTCATTGATATAGCGGCAAAATATGGTTATGCCTCGCCTACTGCATTTAACAGAGCGTTTCAGTCGGTCCATGGGATCACCCCGTCCTCGGTAAAGAATGAGGGGACAGCAATAAAATCATTTCCTCCTATTACATTCAAGATCATGGTCAAAGGAGTGGAAGAAATGAATTATCGCATAGAAACAAAAGGGGCGTTTCGTATCGTTGGAAAGTCATATCCATTAAGCCGGGAAATCGAACAGAACTTTTTAGAAGTGCCGCAGATGTGGGATGAGGCCGTTGAGGATGGTACGATCAAAAAAATCATTTCACTGATGAATGCGCAGCCTCAGGGAGTCTTAGGCATAAGCGCCTGCAGTGATGATGAGCAGTGGAGATACTATATAGCAGTTTCGTCTTCGGCGGATATTGATGATTCTTTGGAAGAATATATCATCCCGGAAAGTATGTGGGCAATTTTTCCCGGCGCCGGCACGGGGAAATCCATTCAGGAATTAGAGAAACGTATTGTAACAGAGTGGCTTCCCACTTCCGGGTTTGAGTTTACGGAAGGGCCGGACATAGAGGTTTACTTTAATCCCGATCCGCAAAAGACAACCTATGAAGTGTGGATACCTGTAAAGAAAAAGCAGTCATAA
- a CDS encoding MATE family efflux transporter, which yields MDFLNGKIKTLYFKYLAAAFGSALITSIYSIVDMAMVGQYHGPEGAAALAVVAPVWNIIYSMGLLMGIGGSVLFSTIRGREGNEIRRSNEYFTISVIGSVILALIAWAVIIFLDRELLLLFGAGEETLPLALQYVKPIKFVVPCFLFTQMLAAYLRNDKNPGLATGAVLAGGIFNIFGDYFFVFICDMGAFGAGLATAIGSVISILAMLSHFFTKKNTLRLVRPSGIMKKFREVIVTGFATFFIDIAMGILTILFNRQIMAYLGTNALSVYGVIVNISTFVQCCAYSVGQASQPILSANFGAGKGSRIRETLKYSLGTTTFFGIVWVVLCMVIPNQFIRIFMDPTEAVLQIAPSIIRSYGISFLLLPLNIFSTYYFQAVMKPQAAFVVSVSRGLVISGILILLLPALAGADALWFAMPITELFTAVYAVVMMRNYTRKLAG from the coding sequence ATGGACTTCCTAAATGGAAAAATCAAGACACTTTACTTTAAATATCTGGCAGCGGCGTTTGGCAGCGCCTTGATTACTTCTATTTATTCTATTGTAGATATGGCCATGGTGGGGCAGTATCATGGCCCGGAAGGTGCGGCGGCCCTGGCGGTTGTGGCTCCCGTCTGGAACATTATTTACAGCATGGGACTTTTAATGGGAATCGGCGGGTCCGTCCTTTTCAGTACGATCAGAGGAAGAGAGGGAAATGAGATCCGACGATCTAACGAATATTTTACTATTTCAGTGATCGGTTCGGTGATTCTGGCTCTGATCGCATGGGCGGTTATTATTTTCCTGGATCGGGAACTGCTCTTGCTTTTTGGAGCGGGAGAAGAAACGCTTCCGCTGGCACTGCAATATGTAAAACCGATTAAATTTGTTGTGCCTTGCTTCCTCTTTACACAGATGCTGGCAGCCTATCTTAGAAATGACAAAAATCCGGGCCTGGCTACCGGGGCAGTGCTGGCAGGAGGAATTTTTAATATATTCGGAGATTATTTCTTTGTGTTTATATGTGATATGGGAGCGTTTGGTGCCGGCCTTGCAACGGCGATCGGCTCTGTTATTTCTATATTGGCGATGCTGTCCCATTTCTTTACAAAGAAAAACACACTGCGTCTGGTACGGCCTTCCGGAATAATGAAGAAATTCCGCGAGGTTATTGTGACCGGATTTGCTACCTTTTTCATTGATATTGCAATGGGAATATTAACGATCCTGTTTAACCGTCAGATCATGGCTTATCTGGGAACAAACGCGCTTTCGGTTTATGGCGTGATCGTCAATATCAGTACATTTGTACAGTGCTGTGCTTATAGTGTGGGACAGGCATCCCAGCCGATTCTGTCCGCAAATTTCGGGGCAGGAAAGGGAAGCAGGATTCGGGAGACATTGAAATATTCCCTGGGAACTACCACGTTTTTCGGCATTGTCTGGGTAGTGCTTTGTATGGTGATTCCCAATCAGTTTATCCGTATTTTCATGGATCCTACAGAGGCAGTACTGCAGATTGCGCCTTCTATTATACGAAGCTACGGGATCTCGTTTTTGCTGCTGCCGCTGAATATTTTTTCAACTTATTATTTCCAGGCTGTTATGAAGCCCCAGGCAGCATTTGTGGTATCAGTATCACGAGGACTTGTTATCAGCGGAATTCTGATCCTGCTTCTTCCGGCTTTGGCCGGAGCAGACGCCCTGTGGTTTGCAATGCCGATTACAGAACTGTTTACGGCAGTTTATGCAGTTGTGATGATGAGAAATTATACTCGGAAGCTGGCGGGATAA